Proteins from a genomic interval of Sphingobacterium sp. SYP-B4668:
- a CDS encoding outer membrane beta-barrel protein, with product MKKILLTIVAVAGLTVASKAQEFGFGKGNFIVEGNFTSSNTNDKATKEKTSAFIFNPKAGYFVTDKIAVGVQLGFGQGKETTYVADVKNVATDKAFTVGAFGRYYFLEVGSRFKTYTEVGVAYANEKIGEIKVGDNTTDATKFNGFGANAGIGANFFLTEKIAVNFAFADVISYGSRKADLDGAKATTAFNTNVNVFNNFFDTAKFGLTFKF from the coding sequence ATGAAGAAAATTTTACTTACAATCGTAGCCGTAGCAGGTTTAACAGTAGCTTCTAAAGCACAAGAGTTTGGTTTTGGAAAAGGTAACTTTATCGTGGAAGGTAACTTTACATCTTCTAACACTAACGACAAAGCGACCAAAGAAAAAACTTCTGCTTTCATTTTTAATCCTAAAGCGGGTTACTTCGTAACAGATAAAATTGCTGTAGGAGTACAATTAGGTTTTGGTCAAGGAAAAGAGACTACTTACGTAGCTGATGTCAAAAATGTAGCAACTGATAAAGCATTTACAGTAGGTGCATTTGGACGTTACTACTTCTTAGAAGTAGGTTCACGTTTCAAAACGTACACTGAAGTAGGTGTAGCGTATGCTAACGAAAAAATTGGTGAAATTAAAGTAGGAGACAATACTACTGATGCTACAAAATTCAATGGTTTTGGTGCTAATGCTGGTATCGGAGCAAACTTCTTCTTAACAGAGAAAATTGCTGTTAATTTTGCTTTTGCTGACGTTATTTCATACGGTTCACGTAAAGCAGATTTAGATGGTGCTAAAGCGACTACAGCATTCAATACAAATGTTAACGTATTCAATAACTTCTTTGATACAGCTAAATTTGGATTGACGTTCAAGTTCTAA
- a CDS encoding AI-2E family transporter yields the protein MQKFFTLPFYLKLACVLITIIALGYLAKIGDTIIVPLVLGLLFAMLLVPLSNFLEKRLKLPRTLAGMLCVMLFFGGLVTGLYLLASQLTMLKDDWPAFKDQILAGADSIQQWLNSQFGIKYNEQLDLLNKTASKSVDSGTLILGTALLSLSSTAIFLVFTFLYTFFILIYRGHIMRFMLLLNAEQHHAIVLEIAAEVQYVVKRYLVGLLLQMLMVTTLVYIALAIIGVKYSLLLAIITGVFNVLPYIGIFSSMFIVSLITFATSSFTHVLFVLGAMSGIHLIDSNVIVPKVVGSKVKINSLFAMMAIIVGELVWGIAGMFLAIPLLAIMKIIMDRIAELKAWGFLLGEEERVKKPDHKMLKALSDRK from the coding sequence ATGCAAAAATTTTTTACGTTACCTTTCTATCTTAAGCTCGCTTGCGTGCTGATCACTATCATTGCGTTGGGATATTTGGCGAAGATTGGCGATACCATTATTGTGCCGCTTGTTTTGGGTTTGCTATTTGCCATGTTGCTCGTCCCATTGAGTAATTTCCTTGAAAAGAGACTTAAACTCCCTCGTACTTTAGCAGGTATGTTGTGCGTGATGCTGTTTTTTGGTGGGCTGGTGACGGGACTTTATCTATTGGCCTCTCAACTCACGATGCTCAAAGATGATTGGCCTGCTTTCAAAGACCAAATCTTGGCGGGAGCAGACTCCATACAACAGTGGTTGAATAGCCAGTTCGGCATCAAATACAATGAACAATTGGACCTTTTGAATAAGACGGCGTCGAAATCGGTGGATTCGGGTACGCTTATACTGGGTACTGCCCTATTATCGCTATCTAGTACCGCAATTTTTCTAGTCTTTACATTCCTCTATACTTTTTTTATTTTAATCTATCGTGGACATATCATGCGATTCATGCTGTTGTTGAATGCCGAACAGCATCATGCCATCGTATTGGAAATTGCCGCCGAAGTGCAGTACGTTGTTAAGCGTTATTTAGTAGGGCTGTTGTTGCAGATGCTCATGGTGACTACCTTGGTCTATATTGCATTAGCAATAATAGGTGTTAAATATAGCTTGCTGCTGGCCATTATCACCGGGGTATTTAATGTACTGCCTTATATTGGTATATTCTCATCTATGTTTATTGTTTCTCTGATTACATTTGCAACATCCTCATTTACACACGTCCTATTCGTGTTGGGGGCCATGAGTGGAATTCATTTAATCGATAGCAATGTGATCGTGCCTAAAGTTGTGGGGTCCAAAGTAAAAATCAATTCCTTATTTGCGATGATGGCGATTATCGTCGGTGAACTCGTATGGGGTATCGCAGGGATGTTTTTGGCGATTCCGCTCTTGGCCATCATGAAGATTATCATGGATCGCATTGCCGAATTGAAGGCCTGGGGCTTCTTGTTGGGAGAGGAAGAGCGTGTAAAGAAACCAGACCATAAGATGCTTAAGGCACTGTCGGACAGAAAGTAA
- a CDS encoding copper homeostasis protein CutC: MIGKEKDINGYRLEICASSVSSARAAQEGGASRVELCQNLENGGTTPSHGQIMKTRSYLDIGIHVLIRPRGGDFLYTSDEFEEILADIEYCKEAGVDGVVIGILDKQGAVDMKRMQILIEKAKPLTVVFHRAFDKCRDPKASLEDIIALGCDRILTSGQGNTAWEGRQLLNELIEQANGRIEIMPGGGVNEDNMKQLLEVTGALSLHSSAKMDVPSAMEYKNSLVQGMDEGTVVSSTKKVHHMVDILKNL; this comes from the coding sequence ATGATCGGAAAAGAGAAAGATATCAATGGATATCGTTTGGAGATTTGCGCAAGCTCGGTCTCTTCGGCCAGAGCTGCACAAGAGGGGGGAGCAAGTAGGGTGGAGCTCTGTCAAAATTTGGAGAATGGGGGTACGACGCCTTCGCATGGACAGATTATGAAGACGCGCAGCTATCTGGATATTGGAATCCATGTTTTGATACGTCCACGTGGGGGTGATTTCTTATATACTTCGGATGAATTCGAAGAAATATTGGCGGATATCGAGTATTGTAAGGAGGCGGGGGTAGATGGAGTCGTGATCGGTATTTTGGACAAGCAGGGAGCTGTAGATATGAAGCGGATGCAAATTCTTATCGAAAAGGCTAAACCATTAACAGTTGTTTTCCATCGAGCTTTTGATAAATGTAGAGACCCTAAGGCGAGTTTGGAGGATATTATTGCCTTGGGCTGTGATCGGATACTAACTTCAGGACAGGGGAATACGGCTTGGGAGGGGCGTCAATTGCTTAATGAATTAATTGAACAAGCTAATGGTCGAATCGAGATAATGCCGGGTGGTGGTGTGAATGAAGATAATATGAAACAGTTGCTCGAGGTGACGGGCGCCCTGTCATTGCATAGCTCAGCGAAAATGGATGTGCCTAGCGCCATGGAATATAAAAACTCGTTGGTACAGGGCATGGATGAAGGAACGGTAGTATCATCCACAAAAAAGGTCCACCATATGGTAGACATCTTGAAAAACCTTTAA
- the gloA2 gene encoding SMU1112c/YaeR family gloxylase I-like metalloprotein, producing MSLTLSELHHVAIICSDYTVSKHFYTTILGLEIIQETYRAERQSYKLDLAINGLYVIELFSFPSPPERVTNPEACGLRHLSFLVEDIEHEIQKLDRYQVAHGPIRVDELTEKRFVFFNDPDQLPIELYER from the coding sequence ATGAGTTTAACATTATCCGAATTACATCATGTGGCCATTATTTGCAGTGACTACACTGTCTCTAAGCATTTCTACACCACTATACTTGGGCTCGAAATCATACAGGAGACCTATCGAGCCGAGCGGCAATCCTACAAATTGGACCTCGCTATCAATGGTCTATATGTAATAGAGTTGTTCTCCTTCCCTAGCCCTCCTGAGCGTGTGACCAATCCAGAAGCTTGCGGTCTTCGACACCTATCGTTTCTGGTGGAGGATATAGAACATGAAATTCAAAAGTTGGATCGCTACCAAGTAGCCCACGGACCTATCAGAGTCGATGAACTCACTGAAAAAAGATTTGTTTTTTTTAATGATCCCGATCAGCTACCTATTGAGCTATACGAACGATAA
- a CDS encoding porin family protein: MKKILLSLGAAFLLAAGAQAQVSYGIKAGLNLPKMTVSGGGASASTSTSTNFYLTGYADLPVAPNFSVQPGLSLQGKGGKVEWTDNIESKTDLMYLEVPVNAVYYIPAGAGNVFVGAGPYAAYGISGKTKTGDVKNDVEWGDDGLKRFDAGINTMLGYKLANGFLLNAGYSFGLVDMSGSDGNGSVKNNVLSFGVGFQF; this comes from the coding sequence ATGAAAAAGATTTTACTTTCATTAGGAGCAGCATTTCTTTTAGCTGCAGGAGCACAAGCTCAAGTAAGTTATGGTATCAAGGCTGGATTAAACTTGCCGAAAATGACAGTTTCGGGTGGGGGAGCATCAGCTTCTACTAGCACGTCAACCAACTTTTACTTAACTGGATATGCAGACCTTCCTGTAGCACCAAATTTCTCTGTTCAACCAGGTCTTTCCCTACAGGGTAAAGGTGGAAAAGTTGAATGGACTGATAACATCGAATCTAAAACAGATTTAATGTATTTGGAAGTTCCCGTAAATGCAGTTTATTACATTCCTGCAGGGGCAGGTAATGTGTTCGTTGGGGCAGGTCCATATGCTGCCTACGGTATCTCGGGTAAAACTAAGACAGGTGATGTAAAAAATGATGTAGAGTGGGGTGATGATGGTTTGAAAAGATTTGATGCGGGTATCAATACAATGCTAGGTTATAAACTGGCTAATGGATTCCTCCTGAATGCTGGTTATAGCTTTGGGTTGGTAGATATGTCGGGTTCTGATGGAAACGGATCTGTCAAAAACAATGTATTGTCTTTTGGAGTTGGTTTCCAATTCTAA
- the rpsJ gene encoding 30S ribosomal protein S10, producing MSQRIRIKLKSYDYNLVDKSAEKIVKTVKPTGAVVSGPIPLPTEKKIYTVLRSPHVNKKAREQFQLCAYKRLLDIYSSNSKTVDALMKLELPSGVEVEIKV from the coding sequence ATGAGCCAAAGAATCAGAATCAAATTGAAATCTTACGATTACAATTTAGTTGACAAATCAGCTGAGAAAATCGTAAAAACAGTAAAACCTACAGGTGCAGTTGTTAGTGGTCCTATCCCATTGCCTACTGAGAAAAAAATCTATACCGTTTTACGTTCACCACACGTTAACAAAAAAGCACGTGAGCAATTCCAATTGTGTGCTTACAAGAGATTGTTAGATATCTACTCTTCTAACTCTAAAACTGTTGACGCATTGATGAAACTTGAATTACCTTCAGGTGTTGAAGTAGAAATCAAAGTGTGA